A stretch of Metabacillus sp. FJAT-52054 DNA encodes these proteins:
- a CDS encoding sensor histidine kinase: protein MKSIRSKLLIYFSVFVALFNIVTFSIYFSSNRMVSEYHQSFQGFLLFNEVSQQASSIYEKINGFAVEKDGEFVQEYDQLKKSFSKNYNRLELEKPAGVGDPELLKYRNMMKSLLEESDATIEEVKTSQIEDYLRHLKEVQNISSYLQESTLTLLNMELFEYRAFYQDMEKRNQAFQWFTISLFSSTLLLALLLALFFSRGVTRPIRQLSDAAKEIASGRFEGPSIAVKSRDEIRVLGESFNHMKDNLKRLIEEMEEKSELDQLLKELELKHLQNQINPHFLFNTLNTVVRMAYLEDAPVTSRLIESVSQLLRYSLGNLNKTVTLSEEVSVVQEYFYIQKTRFADRIAFTMEIDETCLKKEIPSLTLQPLVENAFIHGVENNESGGEIALRIFSRRGTPIIEITDNGEGMTEDQVQKIFDQQDHAHEISSGHSTGIGLRNVIRRLELFYKRKDVLQIQSKKGEGTTIRIILSI from the coding sequence ATGAAATCGATCCGCAGCAAGCTCCTTATCTATTTTTCAGTCTTTGTCGCGCTATTCAATATCGTAACCTTCTCTATCTATTTCAGCAGCAATCGGATGGTTTCCGAGTATCACCAAAGCTTTCAGGGGTTTCTTTTGTTCAATGAAGTTTCCCAGCAGGCGAGCTCTATTTATGAAAAAATTAATGGCTTCGCCGTCGAAAAAGATGGGGAGTTTGTACAGGAGTATGATCAGCTCAAAAAATCCTTCAGTAAAAATTACAATCGGCTGGAGCTAGAAAAACCTGCGGGAGTAGGCGATCCTGAGCTTTTGAAATATCGAAACATGATGAAGAGCCTGCTTGAAGAAAGTGATGCGACCATTGAGGAAGTGAAAACGAGTCAAATTGAGGATTACCTGAGGCACTTAAAGGAAGTTCAGAATATCTCATCTTATTTGCAGGAATCCACCCTCACCCTTTTGAACATGGAGCTTTTTGAGTACCGTGCATTTTATCAGGATATGGAAAAGCGCAACCAGGCGTTTCAATGGTTCACGATCAGCCTGTTTTCTTCCACACTTCTTCTTGCGCTGCTTTTGGCTCTTTTTTTCTCAAGAGGCGTCACCCGGCCCATCCGGCAGCTGTCTGATGCAGCGAAGGAGATTGCTTCCGGCCGCTTTGAAGGACCGTCCATTGCCGTCAAATCCAGAGACGAAATCCGTGTTCTTGGAGAGTCGTTTAACCATATGAAGGATAATTTAAAGCGTCTTATTGAAGAAATGGAGGAAAAATCAGAGCTCGATCAGCTGCTAAAGGAGCTTGAACTCAAGCACCTGCAAAACCAGATCAACCCGCATTTTCTTTTTAACACACTCAATACGGTTGTCCGGATGGCCTACTTAGAAGATGCCCCGGTTACAAGCCGTCTAATTGAATCCGTTTCCCAGCTGCTCCGCTACAGCCTTGGCAATCTCAACAAAACGGTTACCCTTTCTGAAGAAGTGAGCGTGGTTCAGGAGTATTTTTACATTCAAAAAACCAGATTTGCCGATCGAATTGCCTTTACAATGGAAATCGATGAAACCTGTTTGAAAAAGGAGATTCCTAGTCTTACTCTTCAGCCGCTCGTAGAGAACGCGTTCATTCATGGAGTGGAGAACAATGAGTCCGGCGGGGAAATTGCCCTGCGGATTTTCTCGCGCAGGGGGACGCCGATTATTGAAATTACCGATAATGGGGAAGGGATGACAGAGGATCAGGTGCAGAAGATTTTTGACCAGCAGGATCATGCGCATGAAATTAGCAGCGGCCACTCAACCGGAATCGGCCTCCGAAACGTGATTCGCCGACTTGAACTTTTCTATAAGCGAAAGGATGTCCTGCAAATACAATCGAAAAAAGGTGAGGGCACGACAATCCGCATTATCCTAAGTATATGA
- a CDS encoding sugar-binding protein — protein sequence MAYLKRFLYLSAILIFATTAAMTIYFGKETFHVTEIAAGKTDPKHTFHFVLIPEELDNEYWSLVEEGAQDAAAEHGVSLEFLGPKQANIDEHLKTIDMAIAGQVDGLLTQGIVDQEFTPLLNKAVEKGIPVVTIDTDAPNSERSVYIGTDNYYAGFLAGKALMADTKGPQTVGIITGSFEASHQKLRVQGFLDAIKSQSRIKVAAQKESNITKAGAVKAAYEFFQEYPELNAFYGTSALDGIGIAQVAEYLKKDGRTYVIGFDTLPETLKYIEKGTIQATVVQYPYQMGYKGVETLLQIKKGLSPEPIQHTDTAIIREYDLPLTPGKPEGAQQ from the coding sequence ATGGCGTACCTCAAACGATTTCTCTACCTTTCTGCTATTCTTATTTTTGCAACAACGGCTGCCATGACCATTTACTTTGGAAAGGAAACCTTTCATGTGACGGAAATTGCAGCAGGGAAGACGGATCCAAAGCATACGTTTCATTTTGTCCTCATTCCTGAGGAGCTAGATAACGAGTACTGGAGTCTGGTCGAGGAAGGGGCTCAGGATGCGGCGGCGGAGCATGGGGTTTCTCTTGAATTCCTTGGTCCGAAGCAGGCAAATATAGATGAGCATTTGAAAACGATTGATATGGCGATTGCGGGACAGGTCGATGGACTGCTGACACAGGGGATTGTCGATCAGGAGTTTACGCCGCTTTTAAATAAAGCAGTAGAAAAGGGTATTCCGGTTGTGACGATTGATACGGATGCGCCGAACAGTGAGCGGTCGGTGTATATCGGGACGGATAATTATTATGCCGGTTTTCTTGCGGGAAAGGCGCTGATGGCTGATACGAAGGGGCCTCAGACGGTTGGGATTATTACCGGGAGTTTCGAGGCGTCCCATCAGAAGCTGCGGGTGCAGGGGTTTTTAGATGCAATTAAATCACAGTCTCGTATCAAGGTCGCAGCTCAAAAAGAATCCAATATTACCAAGGCGGGTGCGGTAAAGGCCGCATACGAATTTTTTCAGGAATATCCGGAACTCAATGCATTTTACGGGACGAGCGCTCTGGATGGGATCGGCATTGCGCAGGTAGCGGAGTATTTGAAAAAGGACGGGCGGACGTATGTAATTGGCTTCGATACGTTGCCGGAGACGCTAAAATACATTGAAAAGGGCACCATCCAGGCGACGGTCGTTCAATATCCGTATCAAATGGGCTATAAAGGGGTCGAAACGCTGCTGCAAATCAAAAAAGGGCTCAGTCCGGAACCGATTCAGCATACGGATACGGCCATTATTCGAGAGTATGACCTGCCGCTCACTCCGGGCAAGCCAGAGGGGGCCCAGCAATGA
- a CDS encoding GTPase, with product MVKTGDEIQWAEVLARLQDELAELNEDFNRNFIKPNIVLSGKTGVGKSTLINAVFGFNEAETGVGKPVSQALIEYRIPEAPVHLFDTKGMELDLEQREISRKQIVSEIRKRASSTDAADHLHIMWYCISNESRRLESTEIEWIRSFSEYMPVVIVLTQTFDQNEAFLKFIKEELPHLPICRVLAKEKVLLGEVKIPQHGLTDLIDRTLDIIPEATRRAFTAAQKIEVERKIDSAKKLIQERLDSNSPVSYKNLAHAAEAFPIGMDMMGRSAVYLYMAKDIMTVMGIPVNRNFLKFTKEARPLLQSILLPFVASEGGRAIGKAALKYGTKQLSKEGASTLAKLAGKTVGKANLLLSPIVGLVAGSFNRKVTEAIANSFINTCADFLRQEISYKDYSTTEIMEKLSIGMKVRMNENKEKIEELAVKS from the coding sequence ATGGTTAAAACCGGTGATGAAATACAATGGGCGGAGGTTTTGGCAAGGCTTCAGGATGAATTGGCAGAGCTGAACGAAGATTTTAACCGGAATTTTATTAAGCCGAACATTGTCCTGTCCGGGAAAACGGGCGTTGGGAAGAGTACGCTTATTAATGCGGTATTTGGTTTTAATGAGGCGGAGACCGGTGTCGGCAAGCCGGTTTCACAGGCACTTATTGAGTATCGGATTCCGGAAGCACCGGTTCACCTTTTTGATACAAAAGGGATGGAGCTTGACCTGGAGCAGCGTGAGATCTCACGCAAACAGATTGTCAGCGAAATTCGGAAACGGGCTTCTTCTACAGATGCGGCGGACCACCTTCATATTATGTGGTATTGCATTTCTAATGAAAGCAGACGGCTCGAGAGTACAGAAATTGAGTGGATCCGCAGCTTTTCCGAATACATGCCGGTCGTCATTGTGTTAACGCAAACCTTCGATCAGAATGAAGCGTTTCTAAAATTTATAAAAGAAGAGCTCCCCCACCTTCCGATTTGCCGGGTACTGGCAAAGGAAAAAGTATTGCTGGGCGAGGTAAAAATTCCTCAGCATGGTTTAACCGATTTGATCGACAGGACGCTGGATATCATTCCGGAAGCGACTAGACGGGCGTTTACGGCGGCTCAGAAAATTGAAGTAGAACGGAAAATTGATTCAGCAAAAAAGCTGATTCAGGAGCGGCTCGATTCAAACAGCCCGGTGAGCTATAAAAATCTCGCCCACGCGGCTGAAGCATTCCCGATCGGCATGGATATGATGGGCCGAAGCGCTGTTTACTTGTATATGGCGAAAGACATTATGACAGTCATGGGCATTCCCGTAAACCGCAACTTCCTGAAGTTCACTAAGGAAGCAAGGCCGCTCCTGCAATCCATTCTGCTTCCATTCGTTGCCTCTGAAGGCGGGCGCGCAATCGGCAAAGCTGCCCTTAAATACGGTACGAAGCAGCTGAGCAAGGAAGGCGCCTCCACCCTAGCCAAGCTCGCCGGAAAAACGGTCGGTAAAGCCAATCTGCTTCTTTCTCCGATTGTCGGACTCGTCGCAGGGAGCTTCAATCGGAAAGTCACCGAAGCCATCGCCAACTCCTTTATTAATACATGTGCGGACTTTTTAAGACAGGAAATCAGCTACAAGGACTACTCCACTACTGAAATTATGGAGAAGCTTTCAATTGGGATGAAGGTACGGATGAATGAGAATAAGGAGAAAATTGAGGAGCTTGCGGTGAAAAGCTAA
- a CDS encoding DUF5082 family protein, whose protein sequence is MSSYLSYLYEQLRIKEDQLEKLETAKPKLEGIQQEFKAKITMCKEPELTSDTYKGDHATDFDKIRTELKEEYKDMYDGQLEDVLNQIQGKIEELKAEITNLKDQIKKEEARLAAEAKAEADAAAKAN, encoded by the coding sequence ATGTCGTCCTATTTATCCTATCTTTATGAACAATTAAGAATAAAAGAGGACCAGCTCGAGAAGCTTGAAACCGCTAAACCAAAGCTAGAAGGAATTCAGCAGGAATTTAAAGCAAAGATTACAATGTGCAAGGAACCTGAGCTGACTTCAGACACCTATAAAGGGGATCATGCAACGGATTTCGATAAAATCCGAACAGAATTAAAAGAAGAATATAAAGACATGTACGATGGGCAGCTTGAGGATGTCCTCAATCAGATTCAAGGGAAAATAGAAGAATTAAAAGCAGAGATTACGAATTTAAAAGATCAGATTAAAAAAGAAGAAGCAAGACTTGCTGCTGAGGCTAAAGCTGAGGCAGATGCCGCTGCGAAAGCAAACTAG
- a CDS encoding YwqI/YxiC family protein translates to MSEEIVLDIDEVNKAVDGLQSSSQGFTSSLASDFASGNELDAVKKINELNKALQDAADQYKALLLKNIQATKESVQSMKDTDDELASTFK, encoded by the coding sequence ATGAGTGAAGAAATTGTATTAGATATTGATGAAGTAAATAAAGCAGTCGATGGGCTGCAGTCATCCTCTCAAGGCTTCACCTCCTCCCTGGCAAGCGACTTCGCAAGCGGAAACGAACTGGATGCTGTAAAAAAAATTAACGAGTTGAATAAAGCACTTCAAGATGCCGCAGATCAATACAAAGCGCTTCTTTTAAAAAACATCCAGGCAACAAAAGAATCTGTCCAATCCATGAAGGATACAGACGACGAATTGGCGTCTACCTTCAAATAA
- a CDS encoding LXG domain-containing protein has protein sequence MKTLDVESLSQGIKTALAEIKSQKEQLKKMEADVKSIENLHTALTGKGGQAIRSFYGETHKPLLAYYDFLFENYERVLKKMKKDLTELEPEKNGVIKQSFLEGELTQGLNETKNYTSDLTDEANGIIDTIKSIAPVSNLDDSGVAGKVSDGKKDMEETLKQLTEYDQTQTSELTTVDQDVQKLKSYVSEISGMYESGKLSVGGYVPGQLSKNKNYDSLKSDLLIKRLMNVGDTTMSVLDNVGKSIGNGDYALMGFQLISTGLTTKFSSKLKVKYKGGIKPGFWDRVRGNYKFTVQIDREWTAKGKHRNPHAKWLKNFAEQATPTNPIKKLAHQFIKSYDSPSHLVKHAAGYPKNFNGWLDGKTFLKGYEKRIGHGIKGLVKDTLNAKGFTTVAKRVPYVSYAVSAAGNVGEFFSAENAKKSVMERSGRMVAGIGTDIVAISAGAKIGAIAGTAIGGPVGTVVGGAVGGLVGGIASSVVGDKIKDVGEAAGRAIEKEAKKITNNVTNSVIGWFN, from the coding sequence ATGAAAACTCTTGACGTCGAATCATTGAGCCAAGGCATTAAAACAGCCCTGGCAGAAATCAAATCACAAAAAGAGCAGCTAAAGAAAATGGAGGCGGATGTCAAATCCATCGAAAACCTCCATACAGCCCTTACCGGTAAAGGCGGCCAGGCAATCCGTTCCTTTTACGGTGAAACACATAAGCCTCTTCTCGCCTACTATGATTTCTTATTCGAGAACTACGAGCGCGTTTTGAAGAAAATGAAAAAAGATCTGACCGAGCTTGAGCCAGAAAAAAATGGAGTGATCAAACAGAGCTTTCTGGAGGGTGAACTGACCCAGGGACTGAACGAAACCAAAAACTACACCTCCGATCTGACTGACGAAGCAAACGGAATCATCGATACCATCAAATCCATCGCACCCGTAAGTAATCTTGACGACAGCGGTGTAGCTGGTAAAGTAAGTGATGGAAAGAAAGACATGGAAGAAACCCTCAAGCAGCTAACTGAGTATGACCAAACTCAAACCTCTGAGCTCACGACCGTAGACCAGGACGTGCAAAAATTGAAGTCATATGTCAGTGAAATTTCCGGTATGTATGAAAGCGGGAAACTGTCAGTTGGGGGGTATGTGCCGGGGCAGCTGTCCAAAAATAAAAATTACGACTCCTTAAAAAGTGACCTTTTGATTAAAAGATTAATGAATGTTGGAGACACCACAATGTCAGTTTTGGATAATGTCGGAAAAAGCATTGGTAACGGGGACTATGCATTAATGGGTTTTCAACTTATTTCAACAGGATTAACAACTAAATTCAGTTCAAAGCTTAAAGTGAAATACAAAGGCGGCATCAAACCCGGTTTTTGGGATCGGGTTAGAGGAAATTACAAATTTACAGTCCAGATCGATAGGGAATGGACTGCCAAAGGAAAGCATAGAAACCCGCATGCAAAGTGGCTTAAGAATTTTGCAGAACAAGCAACACCTACAAACCCTATCAAAAAGCTGGCTCATCAATTCATTAAGTCTTATGATAGTCCTTCACACTTAGTTAAGCACGCTGCTGGTTATCCAAAAAACTTCAATGGTTGGCTAGATGGGAAAACATTTTTAAAAGGATATGAAAAACGTATAGGACATGGCATAAAAGGATTGGTAAAGGATACTTTGAACGCAAAAGGATTTACAACAGTTGCCAAAAGAGTACCATACGTATCCTATGCAGTCTCAGCTGCTGGAAATGTTGGAGAATTTTTCAGTGCTGAAAATGCAAAAAAATCTGTAATGGAACGAAGTGGTCGAATGGTAGCAGGCATTGGGACAGACATTGTAGCAATCTCTGCCGGTGCTAAAATTGGGGCAATTGCTGGAACTGCAATCGGAGGTCCCGTAGGCACAGTAGTTGGAGGTGCTGTTGGAGGCTTAGTCGGTGGTATAGCGAGTTCTGTTGTTGGTGATAAAATTAAGGATGTTGGAGAAGCAGCCGGACGTGCAATTGAAAAAGAAGCAAAGAAAATCACCAATAATGTGACGAATTCTGTAATAGGCTGGTTTAATTAA
- a CDS encoding helix-turn-helix domain-containing protein — MIGERIRKYRKERNLSLTELANRAGVAKSYLSSIERNLQTNPSVLFLEKVSSVLGESVNTLVNDTEESSGLDTEWSGLVKEAMHSGVTKEQFKEFLEFNKWKNKNAQ; from the coding sequence ATGATCGGAGAACGCATTCGCAAATACCGCAAAGAACGTAACCTATCCCTTACAGAACTGGCTAACCGTGCAGGCGTAGCAAAGTCTTATTTAAGCTCTATCGAACGAAATCTCCAAACGAATCCATCTGTGTTATTCCTGGAAAAAGTCTCTTCTGTTTTAGGCGAGTCCGTGAATACCCTTGTTAATGATACAGAAGAAAGTTCGGGTTTGGATACGGAGTGGTCAGGTTTAGTGAAAGAAGCTATGCATTCTGGGGTAACGAAGGAGCAATTTAAGGAGTTTCTTGAATTTAATAAATGGAAAAATAAGAACGCTCAATAA
- a CDS encoding signal peptidase I, whose translation MKAIKKMISTSITALLFIVLLLMIATVVSSKASGGEPQLLGYQMKTVLSGSMEPGIHTGSIIAVKPGGDMKRFEKNDVITFKMDETTLVTHRIIDVMKSGDQVLYKTKGDNNKTADTEPVLSDNVVAEYSGVTIPYLGYFIDFAKSKEGSALLLVLPGILLLGYSGVTIWRAMARLEEPKKLAENEKTV comes from the coding sequence TTGAAAGCAATTAAAAAGATGATTAGCACGAGCATTACAGCACTTTTATTTATCGTCCTCCTCTTAATGATTGCAACAGTCGTATCCTCAAAGGCGTCAGGCGGTGAACCGCAGCTTCTTGGGTACCAGATGAAGACCGTTCTTTCAGGATCAATGGAGCCAGGAATTCATACAGGATCCATCATAGCTGTCAAACCTGGCGGGGATATGAAGCGCTTCGAAAAAAATGATGTGATCACGTTCAAGATGGACGAAACAACCCTTGTAACGCACAGAATTATCGACGTTATGAAAAGCGGAGATCAGGTTTTGTATAAGACAAAAGGGGACAACAACAAAACGGCCGACACGGAGCCAGTCTTGTCTGACAATGTTGTTGCGGAATATTCAGGTGTGACCATTCCCTACCTGGGCTATTTTATTGATTTCGCTAAATCGAAAGAAGGCAGTGCACTCCTGCTTGTGCTTCCAGGTATCCTGCTTCTAGGGTATTCAGGAGTCACAATCTGGAGAGCGATGGCAAGACTCGAGGAACCAAAAAAACTTGCTGAAAATGAAAAGACAGTCTAA
- a CDS encoding CalY family protein, producing the protein MAFSKKLGLGLASAALGLSLVGGGTYAFFSDKADASGSFASGTLDLNANPTTVIEVGNIKPGDWMNRSFQLKNDGTLDIAKVLMKTDYTLTDWKGDNAGEDFGKHIRVNFLLNKDKVDTVVWWTTLDQLKNMSPDAIDGNFFSQWFGEKGGKLAAGTSDELKVQFQFVENGKDQNKFQGDQLHLKWSFEGQQGAGVEK; encoded by the coding sequence ATGGCATTCAGTAAAAAACTTGGTTTGGGTCTTGCGTCAGCTGCACTTGGTTTGTCTTTAGTTGGGGGCGGTACATACGCGTTCTTCAGTGATAAAGCGGATGCTTCCGGATCATTTGCTTCTGGAACTTTGGATTTGAATGCAAATCCTACTACTGTCATTGAAGTTGGCAACATTAAACCTGGTGATTGGATGAACCGTTCTTTCCAATTGAAAAATGACGGAACATTGGATATTGCCAAAGTTCTTATGAAAACGGATTACACGTTAACAGATTGGAAAGGTGACAACGCTGGAGAGGATTTCGGAAAGCATATCCGCGTAAACTTCTTATTGAATAAAGATAAAGTAGATACAGTTGTTTGGTGGACGACACTTGACCAGCTTAAAAACATGTCTCCTGATGCCATCGATGGGAACTTCTTCTCCCAATGGTTTGGTGAAAAAGGCGGTAAATTGGCAGCTGGAACAAGTGATGAATTAAAAGTTCAGTTCCAATTTGTTGAAAACGGCAAGGATCAAAACAAATTCCAAGGAGACCAGCTTCACCTTAAGTGGTCCTTCGAAGGACAGCAAGGCGCTGGAGTAGAAAAATAA
- a CDS encoding signal peptidase I, with product MKIQFVKRFLWVLIITLSLFFIGNKQTIFPYQIKNVLSGSMEPAFWTGSVILIKTPDPDEKISKGDVITFEVENHALITHRVVEVVRKEDREQYRTKGDNNDGPDLEQVKPQQIKGIYTGLTIPFLGYLFILVNSKFGSLLFMVIPGILLLYLSIKLLRTKPNEPVAGKKIGASSLKKFNIKN from the coding sequence GTGAAAATCCAATTCGTAAAAAGATTTTTATGGGTCTTAATCATTACGCTCTCTTTGTTCTTTATTGGGAACAAACAAACCATTTTTCCTTATCAAATCAAAAATGTTCTATCCGGTTCGATGGAACCAGCCTTCTGGACAGGATCTGTCATCCTCATAAAAACCCCGGACCCTGATGAAAAAATCAGCAAAGGGGACGTTATCACGTTTGAGGTAGAGAACCACGCCCTCATTACTCACAGAGTCGTGGAGGTAGTTAGGAAGGAAGACAGGGAGCAATACCGCACAAAAGGCGATAACAATGACGGCCCTGATTTGGAACAAGTAAAACCACAGCAAATAAAAGGCATCTATACAGGCCTAACCATTCCATTCCTAGGCTATCTATTCATCCTGGTAAATTCAAAATTCGGCAGCCTGCTGTTTATGGTCATCCCAGGAATCCTCCTACTCTATCTATCCATTAAACTCCTGAGAACCAAACCAAATGAACCGGTTGCAGGTAAAAAGATTGGTGCTTCTTCATTGAAGAAGTTCAATATAAAAAACTAA
- the pepF gene encoding oligoendopeptidase F, whose translation MKKQLITTVAAAAIAVSAVVPYNVLSTPVAHAEEQAKPNYKNRDEIPVEYKWNLEDMYKSKAAWEADVKKAEDLSAKFKKNHQGKIGKSALNLTNALKDYAALSVISDKAYVYANLSFDVNQSNSSLQALTDRAEKMSAKVSANTSWFKPEVVSIPKKEIERFLRNKMTAPYKYFIKDMIRTKDHTLTKQEEELLAKVSPLNDTGSGVYAMLAKDVKFPMIKDSSGKDVQLTRSNFISYMESKDRNVRKQAYEAYYQTLGKFQDSFSQTLTAQVKSHNIGAEVRNYKSALEAAVVPNNVPSKVYDQLISSVNKGLPLMHRYMELKKKMLGVDELHMYDIYTPIVEADETYIPYADAEKMVLEGLKPMGEDYVNTLKKAFDQRWIDVYSTDDKATGAYQWGSYGSHPYLLLNYQGTKDDVSTIAHELGHAVHSYMSSEKQNYFNSNYATFTAEVASTLNEALLWNSEYKNAKTKEEKMFLLNQRLENFRTTLFRQTQFAEFEEAIHELDQKGEALNAETYKKVYGDINKKYYGKAMAADEEIPMEWARIPHFYNYNFYVYQYATSFAASTALSKQITDEGAPAVKRVKDNFLTAGGSSDPISILKGAGVDMSTSKPIDQAMQVFEETLNEMEKLMNEK comes from the coding sequence ATGAAAAAACAGCTTATAACAACTGTGGCAGCGGCTGCGATCGCCGTTTCAGCAGTGGTACCGTACAACGTCCTGAGCACTCCGGTTGCCCATGCCGAGGAGCAAGCGAAACCGAATTACAAAAACCGCGACGAAATTCCAGTGGAGTATAAATGGAATTTGGAAGATATGTATAAATCCAAAGCAGCGTGGGAAGCGGATGTAAAGAAAGCCGAAGATCTGTCTGCGAAGTTCAAAAAGAACCACCAGGGCAAGATTGGGAAATCCGCTCTGAATCTTACAAATGCATTAAAGGACTATGCAGCGCTATCCGTTATTTCCGATAAAGCCTATGTTTACGCAAACCTTTCGTTCGATGTGAACCAGTCTAATTCGTCTCTGCAGGCTTTGACAGACCGTGCGGAAAAAATGTCCGCGAAGGTTTCAGCTAATACTTCATGGTTCAAGCCGGAAGTCGTCAGCATTCCAAAAAAAGAAATTGAGCGTTTCCTGCGCAATAAAATGACGGCTCCCTATAAATATTTCATTAAAGATATGATTCGCACGAAAGACCACACCCTCACAAAGCAGGAAGAGGAGCTGCTTGCGAAGGTATCTCCATTGAATGATACGGGTTCAGGCGTTTATGCGATGCTTGCAAAAGATGTGAAGTTCCCGATGATCAAGGACTCCAGCGGGAAGGACGTACAGCTGACACGTTCCAATTTCATTTCCTATATGGAAAGCAAGGACCGCAATGTTCGTAAGCAAGCGTATGAAGCATATTATCAAACGCTTGGAAAGTTCCAGGATTCCTTCTCGCAAACACTGACGGCTCAGGTGAAGAGCCACAATATCGGTGCTGAAGTTAGAAATTATAAGTCTGCTTTGGAAGCGGCTGTTGTGCCAAACAACGTCCCGTCAAAAGTATATGATCAGCTGATTTCTTCCGTTAACAAAGGCCTGCCTTTAATGCACCGCTATATGGAATTGAAGAAGAAAATGCTCGGAGTCGATGAGCTTCATATGTACGACATCTATACACCGATAGTGGAAGCAGACGAAACCTACATTCCATATGCAGATGCAGAGAAAATGGTGCTCGAAGGTCTGAAGCCAATGGGCGAAGACTATGTAAATACATTGAAAAAAGCATTTGATCAGCGCTGGATTGACGTCTATTCTACAGATGATAAAGCAACGGGCGCTTACCAATGGGGTTCCTACGGTTCACATCCATACCTGTTGTTAAATTATCAGGGAACGAAGGATGATGTATCGACGATTGCCCATGAATTAGGTCACGCTGTACACTCTTACATGTCGAGCGAAAAGCAAAACTATTTCAACTCGAACTATGCTACCTTCACTGCGGAAGTTGCTTCCACACTGAATGAAGCATTGCTTTGGAACAGTGAATATAAAAACGCCAAAACAAAAGAAGAAAAAATGTTCTTGCTGAATCAGCGTCTTGAAAACTTCCGTACGACGCTATTCCGTCAAACCCAGTTTGCTGAATTTGAAGAAGCGATTCATGAGCTGGACCAAAAAGGCGAAGCGCTGAACGCAGAAACGTACAAGAAAGTCTACGGGGACATCAATAAGAAGTATTACGGAAAAGCGATGGCGGCGGATGAAGAGATCCCAATGGAATGGGCGCGCATCCCTCACTTCTATAACTACAATTTCTACGTATATCAATACGCAACAAGCTTCGCAGCTTCAACGGCTCTGTCCAAACAAATCACGGACGAAGGCGCACCGGCTGTTAAGCGCGTGAAGGATAACTTCCTGACTGCAGGCGGATCCTCCGATCCAATCAGCATCCTGAAGGGTGCCGGAGTGGACATGTCCACATCCAAACCGATTGATCAGGCGATGCAAGTGTTTGAGGAAACATTGAATGAAATGGAAAAATTGATGAACGAAAAGTAA